GAGAATTCATGGGTCAGTCACAGACTTCTCGCTTAGGTTGTTTTAAACGTGTCTGGTCTTACATCAAGGAAAACAATCTCCAGGTATTAACCATATTAGTAAGCCGCATCAATTAGAAAATATCATGGTTGATA
This is a stretch of genomic DNA from Nicotiana sylvestris unplaced genomic scaffold, ASM39365v2 Un00058, whole genome shotgun sequence. It encodes these proteins:
- the LOC138884848 gene encoding uncharacterized protein, whose amino-acid sequence is MLPQRMKKAMTDNPKKLANLIDLVNLPSTLREFMGQSQTSRLGCFKRVWSYIKENNLQVLTILVSRIN